In Alkalihalobacterium alkalinitrilicum, a genomic segment contains:
- a CDS encoding ABC transporter ATP-binding protein: protein MQNFLEVKGLEKEFSLGNGFFKRNSKTFKAVNGINLTIKKGEIIGLIGESGSGKSTIGRMVLRLIEPSAGSIIYDGKEITKLSHKEMKEYYRKMQIIFQDSASSFNPRKTIGEQIVNPMLRLGVANTKKEAEEEVLRLLIKVGLKEEHFVRYPHEFSGGQRQRIGIARALALKPEFLVLDEPTSALDVSIQAQILNLLLDLQEEFNLTYLFIGHNLSIIKFFCDRVAVLYKGQLVELAASDTLYDTPYHPVSRMLLDSVLSLDKKTLLDNVNETTGKGGGCVFSEKCGYATDVCYEAHPEVVHLEGGHQYACYNPPIEEGVEFQDEPQRKLS from the coding sequence ATGCAGAACTTTTTAGAAGTTAAAGGTTTAGAAAAGGAATTCTCATTAGGAAATGGTTTCTTTAAAAGAAACTCTAAGACATTCAAGGCGGTAAATGGAATCAACTTGACGATCAAAAAAGGTGAGATCATTGGTTTAATTGGTGAGTCTGGTTCTGGTAAATCAACGATTGGAAGAATGGTATTAAGATTAATAGAACCTTCTGCAGGCAGTATTATCTATGATGGGAAAGAAATTACGAAGCTCTCACATAAAGAAATGAAAGAATACTACCGAAAGATGCAAATTATCTTTCAAGATAGTGCTTCATCATTTAATCCTAGAAAAACGATTGGCGAGCAAATCGTAAATCCAATGTTACGCTTGGGAGTTGCTAATACTAAAAAGGAGGCTGAGGAGGAAGTATTAAGATTACTAATAAAAGTTGGTTTAAAAGAAGAGCATTTTGTCAGGTATCCACATGAATTTTCGGGTGGTCAACGGCAAAGGATCGGTATTGCGAGAGCATTAGCATTAAAACCTGAATTTCTAGTTTTAGATGAACCAACTTCAGCACTAGATGTATCGATTCAAGCTCAAATTCTAAATCTATTACTTGATCTCCAAGAAGAGTTTAATTTGACTTATTTATTTATCGGACACAATTTAAGTATTATCAAGTTTTTCTGTGACCGTGTAGCTGTCTTGTATAAAGGGCAATTGGTTGAGTTAGCGGCTAGTGACACATTATATGACACTCCTTACCATCCCGTTTCAAGAATGTTATTAGATTCAGTACTATCGCTAGACAAAAAAACATTATTAGATAATGTGAATGAAACGACTGGGAAAGGAGGGGGATGTGTCTTCTCAGAAAAATGTGGATATGCAACAGACGTTTGTTATGAGGCACATCCAGAAGTTGTACACCTTGAAGGTGGTCATCAGTATGCATGTTATAACCCACCTATAGAAGAGGG
- a CDS encoding ABC transporter ATP-binding protein, which produces MTLLEINNLEVQFSTPNGLVRAVNGVDITIKAGEIMALVGESGSGKSITGLSILGLIPKPNGKIVNGFINFEGINLVEKTEKEYRKIRGNDIAMIFQNPLTAMDPSFTVGNQMLEIIQYRQSLSKKAAIEEAKNLLDLVGIHDPDRVLNSYPHALSGGMRQRAMIAMALSCKPKLLIADEPTTALDATIQMQILALLKKINKELNTSILFITHDFGVVANLCDYVAVMYAGRIVEYGATQEILTKPKHPYTKGLMNAMPETSLAIFEKSSKWKKKRLQQIVGSPPDLLNLPIGCSFYSRCNEATSECQNKFPKVSIKENGHLVRCFNEEEAYAELFRS; this is translated from the coding sequence ATGACTTTACTTGAAATCAATAACTTAGAAGTCCAATTCTCTACTCCAAATGGCTTAGTTAGGGCAGTGAATGGTGTAGATATAACAATTAAAGCTGGTGAAATTATGGCTCTTGTTGGAGAGTCAGGTTCAGGGAAAAGTATTACAGGCCTTTCGATACTAGGGCTTATTCCAAAACCAAATGGAAAAATCGTAAATGGTTTTATTAATTTTGAAGGTATTAATTTAGTGGAGAAAACAGAAAAAGAGTATCGCAAAATTCGAGGTAATGATATTGCAATGATTTTCCAAAACCCTTTAACAGCGATGGATCCTTCATTTACAGTAGGAAATCAAATGTTGGAAATTATTCAATATAGACAAAGTCTATCTAAAAAGGCAGCTATTGAAGAGGCTAAGAATTTACTTGATTTGGTCGGGATTCACGATCCCGATCGTGTGTTAAACTCCTATCCACATGCTTTAAGTGGAGGAATGAGACAAAGGGCAATGATTGCAATGGCATTAAGTTGTAAGCCTAAATTATTAATTGCAGATGAACCAACAACTGCACTAGATGCCACCATTCAAATGCAAATTCTAGCCTTGTTAAAAAAGATAAACAAGGAGTTGAACACTAGTATTCTGTTTATCACTCATGACTTTGGTGTAGTTGCTAACCTTTGTGATTATGTAGCGGTTATGTATGCTGGACGCATTGTTGAATATGGGGCTACACAAGAAATACTCACGAAACCAAAACATCCTTACACAAAAGGATTAATGAATGCAATGCCTGAGACGTCTCTAGCTATATTTGAAAAAAGTTCAAAATGGAAGAAAAAACGTCTACAACAGATTGTTGGGTCGCCACCTGATTTACTGAACCTTCCGATTGGTTGCAGTTTTTACAGTCGATGTAATGAGGCAACAAGTGAGTGTCAAAATAAATTTCCTAAAGTAAGCATTAAAGAGAATGGTCATTTAGTGCGTTGCTTTAATGAGGAGGAAGCTTATGCAGAACTTTTTAGAAGTTAA
- a CDS encoding ABC transporter permease yields MDKNLAIDKEPLTNKQISIGSNALKQSIRVFKKDKLAMTGAIIIAITILVAILAPVIAPYDPNVTDGSKRLLGMGTPGHILGLDDQGRDILSRLIWGGRLSLVSAIVPILIMFAVSLTLGLVAGYFERLGEVIMRLLDILFAFPMVLLAVAIAAIVGSGMTAIMLSICLVLLPYMTRVVYTSTVNEKTKEYVEAAKALGANKFEILFKEILPNVVSDLIVYATTLTGVMIVFAAGLSFLGLGIQPPHADWGRMTAGGLSVLTQGAPHVATIPGLVILIIATAFNWLGDGLRDALDPFKRTQ; encoded by the coding sequence ATGGATAAAAATTTAGCTATTGATAAGGAACCTTTAACTAATAAGCAAATTTCCATAGGTAGTAATGCATTAAAACAATCAATTCGAGTGTTCAAAAAAGATAAGCTTGCAATGACAGGAGCTATTATCATCGCTATTACAATCCTTGTTGCAATCCTTGCCCCTGTAATTGCACCTTATGATCCCAATGTTACGGATGGTTCAAAACGACTTTTAGGAATGGGAACTCCTGGCCATATTCTAGGGTTAGATGACCAAGGCAGAGACATACTGAGTAGGCTCATATGGGGAGGTAGATTGTCGCTAGTCTCAGCTATAGTTCCTATTCTGATTATGTTTGCAGTGAGTTTAACTTTAGGGTTAGTTGCGGGATATTTCGAGCGACTCGGTGAGGTCATTATGAGGTTATTAGATATTTTGTTTGCCTTCCCAATGGTTTTATTAGCTGTAGCAATCGCAGCAATTGTTGGCTCGGGAATGACTGCAATTATGCTTTCAATCTGTCTTGTGTTACTCCCTTACATGACAAGGGTTGTATACACCTCCACAGTAAACGAAAAAACAAAAGAGTATGTTGAGGCCGCCAAAGCTTTAGGAGCTAATAAGTTTGAAATTTTATTTAAAGAAATATTGCCTAATGTGGTATCTGATTTAATTGTATACGCTACGACATTAACAGGCGTAATGATTGTTTTTGCCGCAGGATTAAGTTTTCTTGGGTTAGGGATACAACCACCTCATGCAGATTGGGGCAGAATGACAGCAGGTGGATTATCGGTACTTACGCAAGGGGCTCCTCATGTCGCAACAATTCCTGGACTTGTCATATTAATTATAGCAACAGCCTTTAACTGGTTAGGTGATGGTCTGCGTGATGCTTTAGATCCATTTAAACGTACACAATAA
- a CDS encoding ABC transporter permease, with protein MFVYLLKRILSIIPILLGVSFLVFLMVYLIPGDPARIILGQAATEKAILELRAELGLDQPFFVQYGIWLLSVLQGDLGTSIAMRIPVADFLLPKLLNTLILTAGALVICLVGGVLIGLLAALKKYTFFDRFIMFIAQFGANTPVFWLAIVIMWFFSIKLGWLPSSGMYNMRTGPSFSGLLQHLILPAFATATVSLAVIARLTRSSIIEVLNMDYIKTFRANGIPESKIISKHVFRNILSPLLNMSGLQIGYLLGGALFVEVVFSWPGIGSQLYTSINAQDIPMIQAGVLFIAISFVVLNLINDLIVTSLNPRLKS; from the coding sequence ATGTTTGTCTATTTATTGAAAAGAATCTTATCCATTATTCCCATCCTGCTAGGTGTTTCATTCTTAGTGTTTTTAATGGTTTATTTAATTCCAGGGGACCCTGCTAGAATTATTCTTGGTCAAGCGGCGACAGAAAAAGCTATCCTTGAATTAAGAGCTGAACTTGGATTAGATCAACCATTCTTCGTCCAATACGGGATATGGCTACTCAGTGTCCTGCAAGGAGATTTAGGAACCTCAATCGCGATGAGAATTCCTGTTGCAGATTTTTTACTTCCTAAGTTACTTAACACATTAATTTTAACAGCAGGAGCACTAGTAATATGTCTAGTTGGAGGTGTCCTAATTGGTTTATTAGCAGCGTTAAAAAAGTATACTTTCTTTGATCGATTTATCATGTTTATCGCTCAGTTTGGTGCTAATACTCCAGTTTTTTGGTTAGCAATTGTGATCATGTGGTTCTTTTCAATTAAATTAGGATGGTTACCTTCATCAGGAATGTATAATATGCGAACTGGTCCAAGTTTTAGTGGTTTATTACAACACCTTATTTTACCAGCATTTGCAACAGCGACGGTATCTCTAGCAGTAATTGCTAGGTTAACACGTAGTAGCATTATTGAGGTGTTAAACATGGATTATATTAAAACATTCCGTGCTAATGGAATCCCAGAATCTAAGATTATTAGTAAACATGTGTTTAGAAATATCCTTTCACCATTATTAAACATGTCTGGATTACAAATTGGATACTTACTTGGAGGAGCATTATTCGTAGAAGTTGTTTTCTCTTGGCCTGGAATTGGAAGTCAGTTATACACTTCTATCAATGCTCAAGATATTCCAATGATTCAAGCTGGTGTTTTATTTATTGCCATTAGCTTCGTTGTATTGAATTTAATAAATGACCTTATCGTGACGTCGTTAAATCCAAGATTGAAGAGCTAG